The genomic stretch ATGGACCGCGCCATTGCCAAGCGGGCCGGCTTACTCCATGACATTGGAAAGAGCGTGGACCAGGAAGTGGAAGGCGACCACACCCAGCTAGGTTTTGACATTGCCAACCGTTACAACGAACAGCCGGAGGTCCTGGAAGCAATCAAAGGCCACCACTGCGACTACTCGGCGACCACACCCTACGCGGTCTTGATATCCGCGGCGGATGCGCTTTCCGCTAGCCGTCCCGGAGCCCGGCGTGAAACCCTGGAAGGTTACATCAAGCGCCTGGAAAAATTGGAAGCCATTGCTACCGGTTTCCGGGGCGTAACCCAGGCCTATGCTATTTCCGCAGGCCGGGAAGTAAGGGTAATCGTCAAGCCGGAAGCAATTTCCGACGCGGAAGCGTCCCTCCTGGTCAACCAGTTGACCAAAAAGATTGAAGAGGGAATGGAGTATCCGGGGACCATCAAGGTAACG from Syntrophales bacterium encodes the following:
- a CDS encoding HD domain-containing protein; the encoded protein is MDRAIAKRAGLLHDIGKSVDQEVEGDHTQLGFDIANRYNEQPEVLEAIKGHHCDYSATTPYAVLISAADALSASRPGARRETLEGYIKRLEKLEAIATGFRGVTQAYAISAGREVRVIVKPEAISDAEASLLVNQLTKKIEEGMEYPGTIKVTVIREVRYSEMAK